The sequence below is a genomic window from Ruminococcus albus AD2013.
ATAGATGACAAGACTTTTATGAGGATCGAAGGTTCTAAAGAACTGAAAGCGCTTGTAAAAAATAAACTGAAGAGATTTTCTGATGACGAATATGACAGTATCTGTTATATACTGACAGCAAAGGGGGAGATATAATGAATTTTGATAAACCGGAAACAAGTGGATTAGATAACAGTGTTTCTGATATTGAATCTAAAATGAAAATTTTGCACAGTGGTTTTGAAAGTTCAAAAAAACCTGAAGCTGGAGTTTTCAGCGGTGTAAATGAATCTATCGACAAAAATATTACAAACTGGCTGGATGTTGATCTTGCTGAAAACACTGATTTATCTGCTTTTAGAAATACTTTTTTAGATACAGCAAAGCAAATGTATAGTGGAGAAGATCTTGGTGATGGAAAAAGGACGCTAGGACTGAAAGACATAGGGGCATGGAAGATAAATCCGGATGATTATTACAAAAATCTAAAACAACATTCAGGCTTTTCAGCAGAGGTCATTAGTACAGCAAAAGAGAATATGCAAGCGAAGATCTCAGGCTCAGGCATCACCACCTATCGTGTAGATGACCTTGCAGATAAAGCAATTAAAGGTATTGCAAAGAACGATCAGTATGTAGATAAAGTTCGCATAGACAGCAATGGAAACATTGTTGAAAGAGTTCAAGTCAAATTCGTCGGTAAAAATGGAAAAGAGTGCCTCGGATTGCTGAAATCAAAATCATTTGATAAATACTTCAATGATGGTGCAGTTGATAAAATGGAGATACCAAAAGATTATTATGATGATGTTAAGCAGCTTATTCCTGAAAAAATCGAAAAATTTGAGAAACAGTATCGGCATGCAGTAGAAAACGGAAACAGGGAGCTTGCTGAAAAACATCAGGCTTCTATCGATAGGTACAATAAGATCGATCAGATGATCGAAAAGAGCACTGTTACTTCAAGCGAAGCAATAGCTGCTACAAAGCATCCGAAGATGTATACGGCTAAAATATTTGCACAGGAAACAGCTCGTGTCGGCAACAAAGCCGGACTTGAAAGTGCTGCTTTATCAGCTTCGATCACTGCGTGTGTATCTACAGTTGACAATGTTAATAAGGTTATGGAAGGTAAAATAACTCCTAAGGAAGCATTTGTAGATGTTACTAAGGATACAGCAGCTTCTGGAGGGATAGCTTATGGAACACGTTTTATTTCAGAAGCTGTATCACAGACTATGGGTAAGAGTTCGAGTGCTTTGATAAGAAAAGTCGGAGGATCATGCCTTCCGGCAGCAGTAGTATCTTATGCAGTAGAATCATACGATGATATTTCTGATTATGCACAAGGTAAAATAGGAGGAAAGGAACTTGCTTATAATTTGGGAGAAAATGCGGCTGGTGTAGCAGGCGGCATAGCAGGTGGAGCTGTTGGTGGTATAATTGGCGGAACAGTAGGATGCGCACTTGCTACTGAAGCATATCAAACAGCCGTAGAACTTGGTGCGGAAGGAGCTGAGATCATTGCAGAAAAAGCACAGGATCTAGCATCCGGAGTAGTGGATACAGTTTCAGAAGTAGTACCAGAAGCACTTGACGATGTAAAGAATGCTTTTTCAGATTTTTCAGCTAAGGCTAAAATAAAATTACCTTTTTAAAATCAGATCTGCATAAGAACTATCAAAGTAAACTGATCATACGCTCGAACAGTAGAGACTATCGGGGTAGGGGAGTGAGGAGCATTCTGCCTTGACAAATCGAGTGGTCATCTTGACAAAATAGAGTGTCTGCACCTTGACAGAACGAGTGCCTGCGTAACAAGATACGTTCACTATTGGATGACAAATAAGGGGAGCGGTAACATTGACTTTTATCCTATTTAGGCAAGAAGACTCCCACCTCTTAGGTGGGAGATGAATTGCGTTCCTTACTCACTGAACTTTTCACTTCGCTTATAGCATAAAATATTCAGTCGAATAAAATGGAGTGGCTAAAATACAGTGGATTTGGATAATAAAGCATATTCTTGCTTTACAAGAGGGGAGTTTTTTAACAGAGCGAGAACACACGTTGCTTACGACAGTAGGCATAAAGAAGTTTTCAAGGAAACATTGTAAGACAGGTACAGCAAGCTAAATTATTACCGAAAGGGTGCTTACAATGATTGATATGATTTACAATCTCCGTGTGGGTGATATTCACGCCGCTGAGATGAGAGCTGCATACAAGGCAGGCTTCAAGGACGGCGTAGCGTTGATGCAGGAAGTCGAAAAATAAAGTATTCATACCATAGAGATAAAAAAAGAGTGCCACTCTCCGTTCGGAGAGTGGCACTCTTTTATACATAGGTGATATTAAATTTTAAGCGTTTTCGATTTCTTCAATAAATTTGATAGTGTCTGCAAGTATTCTCACAACATAAGAAGCTTCTCTTTTGGATAATAAATCATTATCATGTGCAAAGCTCTTATCATTTCGGATAGCATTATAGCTATCAAATAAAGAAATGCTCATTTTCATAGCTTTCTTAGAAAAATCTGAACCGAATAAGTTGTTTTGATCGTAGTATTTAGTAAGATTACCCACAAGACTGTGAAGCGGATACAGTTGCCCGTCCGGCGCAGATACTCCAATGCCATGATTTTGGCAAATCGTTCTAAAATACTTCATCGAAAAAGTATGTAAACGATCTAAAACCAATACTGGTTCGTCCTTTGCCAAAGCATCATGTATATCTCGATAAAGTGTTGCAAAATCATCTCCTGTCTTTTCCGGCAGGGAAAAATCAGTACTAAGTTCTGACTCGCTAATGATGAATTCGATATTTCTGACAAGATAACCACTTACTGACGGCTTGATAAACTTCTGGATCATCTCTGTAAGTATTTTTTGATTACGTTTTATATTTGTGATGATACTTTTTGATGATTCAATAGTGAAATCGAGGGCTTTTTTGTTCCAGTTATCGCCACGCATTCCAGCGTAGTAAGCATATCCTAAATCATCATAATAGATCTTACAGCTTTTAAGTAGGTTTGAAAGTTCTTTCTTTCCATTCAGGTCTAAAAAACGTATGATGCCTTGCTGAAAATTGTCAGGTAGAACATAAGTAAAATCATATTCGCTCATTTTGATAATTCCTTTGCTTGTTTTTGGCTTTACCGATGTAAA
It includes:
- a CDS encoding abortive infection family protein is translated as MSEYDFTYVLPDNFQQGIIRFLDLNGKKELSNLLKSCKIYYDDLGYAYYAGMRGDNWNKKALDFTIESSKSIITNIKRNQKILTEMIQKFIKPSVSGYLVRNIEFIISESELSTDFSLPEKTGDDFATLYRDIHDALAKDEPVLVLDRLHTFSMKYFRTICQNHGIGVSAPDGQLYPLHSLVGNLTKYYDQNNLFGSDFSKKAMKMSISLFDSYNAIRNDKSFAHDNDLLSKREASYVVRILADTIKFIEEIENA